From a single Bufo bufo chromosome 9, aBufBuf1.1, whole genome shotgun sequence genomic region:
- the LOC120979768 gene encoding piggyBac transposable element-derived protein 4-like has protein sequence MASKRHFSITNAGLDQIIDSDSDTEPLAELSDSDSDSWKDSSSDSDTDQRSGDSDESALELSEVRSWCPIDCGMDAVPPPRFPFTGSPGMKVDVDHNDPLAYLKLFLTDDVIEKIVTETNCYKEQQSTTLHSRFSRTRKWEPVSKEDIWKFLGLILLQGVVGKPLQKWYWTTNKLLATPFFGTIMSEYRFSLIMKNLHFTNNEEFDEATHPAPKLKKIWEVFQMIITNFQQAYVPDRDISIDESLMAYKGRLSWIQYIASKRARFGIKSYMLCESTTGYIWNSIIYTGKGTQFNPRYSGYGMATSSVLSLLEPLLNQGYCVTTDNFYTSPELYEFLLKNKTDAYETVRANRRGLPCMFSKKKLKTGEMVAWQKGKMMAMRWRDKKDVCLMSTVHNTSTTTVHTRGGKDVIKPQLVIDYNNTMGGVDRADQAMTFYPAMRKQQKKYYKKIFRHLLEQCLWNAYILHRGKSDKPLVHSDFIWKVAEQIFVNYQTPSVAVNRSGRRAVDVVNPERLTGRHFMDYIPPSAKKAAPTRMCVVCCSKRDGNGKKIRKETRFHCPNCDVGLCAVPCLKIYHTQDVY, from the coding sequence atggCATCAAAGCGTCACTTTAGCATCACCAACGCGGGTTTGGATCAGATAATTGACAGCGACAGCGACACAGAGCCCCTCGCAGAATTGAGCGACAGCGATAGCGATTCGTGGAAAGATTCGTCATCCGACTCTGACACTGACCAGAGAAGTGGCGACAGCGACGAATCTGCACTTGAGCTCAGTGAGGTGCGCTCTTGGTGCCCTATTGATTGCGGTATGGATGCAGTACCACCGCCAAGATTCCCGTTTACAGGATCGCCTGGGATGAAGGTAGACGTTGATCACAATGATCCTTTGGCGTACCTAAAATTATTTCTGACCGATGACGTCATTGAAAAGATTGTCACGGAGACAAACTGCTACAAAGAGCAGCAATCCACTACTCTGCACAGCAGATTTTCCAGAACCAGAAAATGGGAACCGGTGAGTAAGGAGGACATATGGAAATTTCTGGGGCTAATACTTCTTCAGGGGGTGGTGGGGAAACCCCTGCAGAAATGGTACTGGACTACCAATAAATTGCTGGCAACCCCATTTTTTGGCACCATCATGTCCGAGTACCGATTTTCCCTCATAATGAAGAATTTACACTTCACCAACAATGAGGAATTTGACGAAGCCACACATCCAGCGCCAAAACTGAAGAAGATCTGGGAAGTATTCCAAATGATCATAACCAATTTCCAGCAGGCCTATgtgccagacagagacatcagcattGATGAAAGTCTGATGGCTTACAAAGGACGCCTCAGCTGGATTCAATACATCGCATCCAAGAGAGCGCGGTTTGGAATAAAATCCTATATGCTCTGCGAGTCTACAACTGGCTATATATGGAATTCCATCATATACACCGGCAAAGGAACACAATTCAACCCCAGGTACAGCGGCTATGGGATGGCAACGTCATCAGTCCTTTCACTGCTTGAACCATTGCTCAATCAGGGGTATTGTGTGACAACAGACAACTTTTACACGTCGCCTGAGCTGTACGAGTTTCTACTAAAAAACAAGACTGACGCATATGAAACCGTTAGGGCCAACCGACGTGGCCTGCCATGTATGTTTTccaagaaaaaactgaaaacaggAGAAATGGTGGCCTGGCAGAAAGGAAAGATGATGGCAATGCGTTGGCGCGACAAAAAAGACGTGTGCCTAATGAGTACAGTACATAACACCTCCACTACCACGGTCCACACAAGAGGTGGGAAAGATGTCATAAAGCCACAACTTGTGATCGACTATAATAACACCATGGGAGGAGTCGATAGAGCCGATCAGGCGATGACATTCTATCCAGCTATGcggaagcaacaaaaaaaatactacaaaaaAATATTCAGGCATCTCCTGGAACAATGTCTGTGGAatgcctatatactgcacagaggAAAGAGTGACAAGCCTCTTGTTCACTCTGACTTCATCTGGAAGGTGGCGGAGCAGATTTTTGTGAACTACCAAACGCCATCAGTGGCCGTGAACAGATCTGGACGTCGCGCTGTTGACGTTGTAAACCCAGAGAGGCTGACTGGTCGTCACTTTATGGATTACATCCCGCCAAGCGCAAAAAAGGCAGCACCTACAAGGATGTGTGTAGTTTGCTGCTCAAAGCGagatggaaatggaaaaaaaatccgaAAGGAAACCAGGTTCCATTGCCCTAATTGTGACGTTGGTCTATGTGCAGTCCCATGTTTAAAAATTTACCACACCCAGGATGTTTACTGA